A genomic stretch from Nitrospirota bacterium includes:
- a CDS encoding NAD(P)/FAD-dependent oxidoreductase gives MSKFENDTYDVVIIGAGIGGLVCGCYLAKAGMKVLIVEQHNKPGGYCTSFKRRGYTFDAAAHSFGSYRKDGNMRLVLKALNLDERICIRRTTPSDIVITPEHKITFWADIDKTIRELQDSFPKEANNIKNFIQYLTTSRPIDFAALRKQSYKDFLDRYFYDYRIKTILSLPILGNGGLPPSLISAFTGAKIFTEFILDGGYYPEGGMQALPDIIVDRFKELGGHIKLSCLVKKISVINNRVEGAVLEKIGLVRTRYLVSNCDARQTYYDLLGKHHVKKEIFDTIDSLTPSLSTFILYVAVDKPFKSLPKPGTNVWFLPYYDLEKAYSYAKKGNIDKVEGFMVRFSPDKKTILAFVNAPFKNKVYWDKNKSKLQESFIQRIEKYVIPDLSKHIVYKETATPHTLYRYTLNYQGAAYGWASTPSQLFTPELRQSTSIRGLYLTGHWTTQTQGIPGVAYLGLDTAKFILRKEILK, from the coding sequence ATGTCAAAGTTTGAAAATGATACATACGATGTTGTCATAATAGGTGCGGGCATAGGCGGCCTTGTGTGTGGATGCTATCTTGCAAAAGCAGGCATGAAGGTTTTGATTGTAGAGCAACACAATAAACCCGGTGGTTACTGCACTTCGTTCAAAAGGCGAGGTTATACTTTTGACGCAGCAGCCCATTCATTTGGAAGTTACCGAAAAGACGGTAACATGAGGCTTGTTCTAAAGGCTCTGAATTTAGATGAACGAATATGTATAAGGAGAACCACTCCTTCTGATATAGTTATAACACCAGAACACAAAATTACTTTTTGGGCAGACATAGACAAAACCATTCGAGAGCTTCAGGATTCTTTTCCTAAAGAGGCCAATAATATCAAAAATTTTATTCAGTATCTTACAACTTCCAGGCCAATTGATTTTGCTGCGCTACGAAAACAAAGCTATAAAGACTTTTTAGATCGCTATTTTTATGATTATCGCATCAAAACAATACTCTCCCTTCCTATACTTGGCAACGGAGGTCTGCCACCCTCATTGATTTCCGCCTTCACAGGTGCAAAGATATTCACTGAATTTATCCTTGATGGCGGTTATTACCCTGAGGGAGGTATGCAAGCATTACCGGATATAATTGTTGATAGATTTAAAGAACTTGGCGGACATATAAAATTATCCTGTTTAGTTAAAAAAATTAGTGTAATTAATAATAGAGTTGAAGGTGCCGTTTTAGAAAAAATCGGCCTGGTACGGACGCGATATTTAGTCTCAAACTGTGATGCGAGGCAAACTTATTATGATCTATTAGGTAAACACCATGTCAAAAAGGAAATTTTCGACACCATCGATAGCCTGACTCCATCCCTCTCCACTTTTATTTTATACGTAGCTGTAGATAAACCTTTTAAATCGTTGCCTAAACCCGGAACGAATGTGTGGTTTCTGCCGTATTATGATTTAGAAAAAGCTTACTCATATGCCAAAAAAGGCAACATAGATAAAGTAGAGGGATTTATGGTACGGTTTTCACCTGATAAGAAAACCATTTTAGCATTTGTAAATGCACCCTTCAAAAATAAGGTGTACTGGGACAAGAATAAAAGTAAACTGCAAGAATCATTTATTCAAAGAATAGAAAAATATGTAATTCCAGATTTATCAAAGCATATTGTATATAAGGAAACAGCGACTCCACACACATTATATCGATACACTTTAAACTATCAAGGAGCTGCCTATGGTTGGGCGAGTACGCCTTCACAATTATTTACCCCCGAATTAAGACAATCTACTTCAATAAGAGGTTTATACTTGACAGGACACTGGACTACCCAAACGCAGGGAATCCCCGGAGTTGCTTATTTGGGATTGGATACGGCAAAATTTATACTTAGAAAAGAAATACTAAAGTAG
- a CDS encoding beta-ketoacyl-[acyl-carrier-protein] synthase family protein — protein sequence MYSALTMNKRVVITGLGVISSLGIGWEKFWDSLLKGKSGISPVSSIDTANHFTHNGGEVRNFKPENFIPNNQIPLLSRASQFGLAAAKLALRDSRLSGEDISRSKAGTCIGITSGSIQAIEHIDEKLIVKEIVSADLMYQLPVHTTPAIVAKELGFNGPNLLFSTACAAGNYAIGYGYDLIRFNRADVVTAGGADPFSRISFTGFNQFSAVAPEKCQPFDKNRKGMMVAEGAGILVLESLESAIKRKANIYAEILGYGLSCDAYHMTTSSIEGIAACMNKALSSTGIAIEAVDYISAHGTGTPTNDKNECAAIREVFGSRYRQIPTSSIKSMLGHTMGAASALEALACALAVKNDILPPTTNFETPDPECDIDCVPNQAKRHRVNIALNNSYAFGGNNASLVLKKYAGTD from the coding sequence TTGTATTCAGCACTCACAATGAATAAAAGAGTTGTCATAACGGGACTGGGGGTTATTTCCTCACTTGGTATTGGTTGGGAGAAATTCTGGGACAGTCTCCTGAAAGGAAAATCTGGCATAAGCCCGGTTTCGTCAATTGATACGGCGAACCATTTTACCCATAATGGTGGCGAGGTTAGAAATTTTAAACCCGAGAATTTTATCCCCAACAATCAAATTCCTTTGCTCAGCAGAGCATCACAATTCGGCCTTGCAGCGGCAAAGCTTGCGTTGAGGGATTCTCGTCTATCCGGTGAGGACATTTCTCGTTCCAAAGCAGGCACATGCATTGGAATAACGTCAGGATCAATCCAGGCTATAGAACATATAGATGAGAAATTGATTGTAAAAGAGATCGTAAGTGCTGATCTAATGTATCAGCTTCCTGTCCACACGACGCCGGCAATTGTAGCAAAAGAATTAGGTTTTAACGGCCCGAATCTTCTTTTTTCTACGGCATGCGCTGCAGGGAATTATGCTATCGGTTATGGGTACGATTTGATTCGTTTTAACAGGGCGGATGTTGTTACCGCAGGAGGGGCAGATCCTTTTTCAAGGATATCATTTACAGGCTTTAATCAATTTTCAGCTGTTGCACCTGAAAAATGCCAGCCCTTTGATAAGAACAGAAAAGGAATGATGGTAGCCGAGGGTGCAGGAATTCTTGTTCTTGAGTCTCTTGAGAGTGCCATTAAAAGAAAGGCGAATATCTATGCTGAAATTTTAGGGTATGGTCTCAGTTGTGATGCTTATCATATGACGACTTCCTCGATTGAGGGCATAGCAGCATGTATGAATAAGGCGCTATCTAGTACAGGCATCGCGATAGAAGCGGTGGATTATATCAGTGCACATGGCACGGGGACTCCCACCAATGATAAGAATGAGTGCGCTGCCATTAGGGAGGTCTTCGGGTCACGTTATAGACAAATACCTACCAGCTCAATAAAGTCTATGCTCGGCCACACCATGGGCGCTGCCTCTGCGTTAGAAGCTCTCGCCTGCGCTTTGGCTGTAAAAAACGACATTCTTCCACCGACGACAAATTTCGAAACTCCTGATCCGGAGTGTGATATTGACTGCGTGCCTAATCAAGCAAAGCGACACAGGGTTAATATAGCTCTGAATAACTCATATGCCTTTGGAGGAAATAATGCATCATTGGTATTGAAGAAATATGCTGGCACTGACTAA
- a CDS encoding sulfotransferase domain-containing protein has product MKEKVDKYPVRRHDKLVNFIICGTQKGGTTALDEYLREHPEICMAEKKEVHFFDRENFFRDMTPDYAWYHSSFTPRTTHKVLGEATPIYMYWNGAPRRIWEYNPAMKLIVVLRNPIDRAYSHWNMERSRNADTLSFWDAIQKESERCREALPYQHRIYSYVDRGFYLGQLRRLWLYFKKDHVLILKNEYLRNRPYEALREVCDFLEVACFDRIAIKNVHSRPYESTMSTRERHFLQNIYEHEILSIERVLGWDCSDWLTAECGTGEST; this is encoded by the coding sequence ATGAAAGAAAAAGTGGACAAATACCCAGTACGTCGCCATGACAAGCTGGTTAATTTTATCATTTGTGGTACGCAGAAGGGCGGTACTACTGCGTTGGATGAATATCTACGAGAGCACCCCGAGATATGCATGGCCGAAAAGAAAGAGGTACACTTTTTCGATCGTGAAAATTTTTTTCGTGATATGACGCCTGACTATGCCTGGTATCACTCCTCGTTCACCCCTCGAACGACGCATAAGGTGCTCGGAGAGGCAACGCCGATATATATGTATTGGAACGGCGCACCACGGCGGATCTGGGAATATAACCCTGCAATGAAGCTGATCGTCGTATTGCGAAATCCCATCGACAGGGCCTATTCTCACTGGAACATGGAGCGTTCCAGAAATGCCGATACGTTATCATTCTGGGATGCTATCCAAAAAGAATCGGAGAGATGTCGAGAAGCATTGCCATATCAACACAGGATCTATAGCTATGTTGATAGAGGCTTCTATTTGGGGCAGCTGCGAAGACTTTGGCTGTACTTTAAAAAAGATCATGTCTTGATCCTGAAAAACGAGTATCTGAGGAATCGGCCGTATGAGGCACTTCGGGAGGTCTGCGATTTTCTTGAGGTCGCCTGTTTTGACCGGATCGCTATCAAGAACGTTCATTCGCGGCCTTATGAATCGACCATGAGCACAAGAGAACGACATTTCCTGCAGAATATCTATGAGCATGAGATCCTCAGTATTGAGCGGGTTCTTGGATGGGATTGCAGCGACTGGCTCACCGCGGAATGCGGTACGGGAGAGAGCACATGA
- a CDS encoding tetratricopeptide repeat protein produces the protein MSISSVSSTNTIADALFSAMSDQQTQLTALAQTALSTGADRAMNGDYEGATREFRRSIGLDSSPQNAVTAYHLLATSYIQMGRTEDAIKAYQSSIRMAPTDDTAHLNLGNIYFSQGRYNEAEAEYRSAVRNNPTSSTNLFSLGQVYLATDRNQLAETTFKRVIQMDGSQYGGYYALGQTYAKAGRQEDAISEFQKVISLKKDFYQVHVDLGYAYADLGQTSKAKDELSILNDKAPNLASVLSGYLDQIAKPKILAAYNVSGFANTLGPGTKVSTMDKSLTMPGASHEFNMVFMFTKDMDLSSITNPFNWSIAKAAYGAAGGPYNWGLPTPATDVNISPVPIRVTYAPDARSATVSFLIKQNASANGTIDPSHIRFKFNGKDVYGNTMDTSADEYSGISKIV, from the coding sequence ATGTCCATATCATCAGTAAGTTCAACAAATACGATCGCCGATGCACTCTTCTCGGCCATGAGCGACCAGCAAACGCAGCTGACAGCGTTGGCGCAGACCGCCCTGTCCACAGGTGCTGATCGCGCCATGAACGGCGATTACGAAGGCGCGACGCGAGAGTTCAGACGTTCCATCGGCCTGGATTCTTCTCCCCAGAATGCCGTGACGGCATATCATCTTCTTGCGACGTCCTATATTCAGATGGGGCGGACTGAGGACGCGATCAAGGCATATCAGTCATCGATCCGCATGGCGCCGACTGATGACACCGCTCACCTCAATTTAGGCAATATCTATTTCAGCCAGGGGCGCTACAACGAAGCTGAAGCAGAATATCGGTCTGCAGTGAGAAACAATCCGACTTCCTCTACAAATCTGTTTTCACTCGGTCAGGTGTATCTTGCCACTGACCGTAACCAGCTGGCGGAAACAACCTTTAAACGGGTGATCCAGATGGATGGTAGTCAATATGGCGGATATTATGCGCTGGGGCAGACTTACGCCAAGGCAGGAAGGCAGGAGGATGCAATCTCCGAGTTTCAAAAGGTCATCAGCCTGAAGAAGGATTTTTATCAGGTGCATGTGGATCTTGGATACGCATATGCTGACCTTGGCCAGACGTCAAAAGCAAAAGATGAACTGAGCATTCTGAATGATAAAGCGCCGAACCTGGCCTCTGTTCTGAGCGGATACCTCGATCAGATCGCTAAACCAAAGATCCTTGCTGCATACAACGTCAGCGGATTTGCAAACACCCTTGGTCCCGGCACGAAAGTGTCCACAATGGACAAATCCTTAACAATGCCGGGTGCATCACACGAATTCAACATGGTATTCATGTTCACGAAAGACATGGATCTCTCGTCAATTACGAATCCTTTTAACTGGTCCATTGCCAAGGCAGCCTATGGTGCTGCCGGAGGCCCCTACAACTGGGGATTGCCGACACCTGCGACCGATGTCAACATATCGCCGGTACCGATACGTGTCACCTATGCGCCAGATGCCCGGTCCGCCACTGTTTCCTTCCTGATCAAGCAGAATGCCAGCGCCAATGGTACGATCGATCCATCGCACATTAGGTTCAAATTCAATGGCAAAGATGTTTATGGAAACACTATGGACACATCTGCAGACGAATATAGCGGCATTTCAAAGATCGTCTGA
- a CDS encoding EscU/YscU/HrcU family type III secretion system export apparatus switch protein, which yields MKDSQQKAVALKYRQGKDHAPAVVATGKGMVAEKIIALARKHGVPVHDDRHLIEILSTLDLYEEIPVELYKAVAEILAFLYKVSGKV from the coding sequence GTGAAGGATAGCCAGCAAAAAGCGGTGGCGCTCAAGTACCGGCAAGGGAAGGACCATGCTCCGGCGGTCGTTGCCACGGGAAAGGGGATGGTGGCGGAAAAGATCATTGCGCTCGCCCGAAAGCACGGCGTCCCGGTGCACGACGACCGTCATCTGATAGAGATCCTCTCTACCCTCGACCTCTATGAAGAGATCCCGGTAGAGCTGTATAAGGCCGTCGCGGAAATTCTGGCGTTTCTGTATAAAGTGAGCGGCAAGGTGTGA
- the cysC gene encoding adenylyl-sulfate kinase: MKRENVVWYEATVVRERREKLNGHKSTVVWFTGLPSSGKSTIAHCVEEKLFQMGCRTLVLDGDNVRHGLCSDLGFSAEDRAENIRRIGEVAKLFVEAGIIVLTAFISPFQANRDQVRQLVGDVNFIEIFCDCPIEVCEERDPKGHYQKARDGVIQHFTGISAPYEAPVNCHLALKTEQYSPEKCSAQVIELLMERGILS; this comes from the coding sequence ATGAAAAGAGAGAATGTAGTCTGGTATGAGGCTACCGTTGTTCGAGAGCGCAGGGAAAAACTGAACGGTCATAAGAGCACTGTCGTCTGGTTCACTGGCCTGCCAAGTTCTGGAAAATCCACGATCGCTCATTGCGTCGAGGAAAAATTGTTCCAGATGGGCTGCCGGACCCTTGTTCTCGACGGAGACAATGTGCGGCACGGACTCTGCTCTGACCTCGGATTTTCCGCGGAAGACAGGGCCGAGAACATCCGCCGTATCGGCGAGGTGGCTAAGCTTTTTGTCGAGGCAGGAATAATCGTGCTGACGGCGTTCATCTCTCCCTTTCAGGCGAACCGCGACCAAGTACGGCAGCTGGTCGGAGACGTCAACTTCATCGAGATCTTCTGCGACTGCCCGATCGAGGTCTGTGAGGAGCGCGATCCCAAGGGGCATTACCAAAAGGCGCGTGATGGCGTCATTCAACACTTCACCGGGATATCCGCGCCCTATGAAGCACCGGTCAACTGTCACCTCGCGCTGAAGACCGAACAGTATTCACCGGAAAAATGCTCAGCGCAGGTGATCGAGCTGCTCATGGAACGGGGTATTCTAAGTTAA
- a CDS encoding flagellar hook-length control protein FliK produces the protein MQSSPVPPVGKNLALSVSGNDAFALKPGTEVKAEVVGIGPDNSVSIKVNDSVLTAQSEVQLQMGDLLSLRVERQESVIYLRLAGNTVETADNVKNAILPALENLQDLQPAAEWMLRLSGLLSRIPEDLRMNMPEVDMIDRFLIPLNKLTASALKEAVQDGGVFFETKLRILAMGMEADADAANIEAKHVITGDLKAALLRFKETLLQPGFDEFPSSNALDRKGLLEAVNGILRNIEYYQLQSKLTDSLQLFLPLVWKELRDGELILRQSDRGSPGERTFSCCINLDLERAGKVQVRLLLQAGSVHVSCAAENRTFSGLLQESSSLLEKQLESAGLRLGGLTIQHEARIDFAAHGPAGLSIRA, from the coding sequence ATGCAGAGCAGTCCTGTACCGCCAGTTGGGAAAAACCTGGCGCTTTCTGTAAGCGGCAACGATGCCTTCGCGCTCAAGCCCGGGACAGAGGTGAAGGCCGAGGTGGTGGGCATCGGGCCGGACAATAGCGTTTCGATCAAGGTGAATGACAGTGTCCTTACCGCGCAGTCCGAAGTGCAGCTCCAGATGGGGGATCTCTTGTCCCTTCGGGTGGAGCGGCAGGAAAGCGTCATTTACCTGAGGCTGGCGGGAAACACGGTCGAAACCGCTGACAACGTCAAGAATGCGATTCTGCCCGCCCTGGAAAACCTTCAAGATCTCCAGCCCGCCGCTGAATGGATGCTGCGTCTTTCCGGGCTTCTTTCCCGGATTCCCGAAGACCTCAGGATGAACATGCCCGAGGTCGACATGATCGACCGTTTTCTCATTCCCCTGAACAAACTGACCGCGTCAGCCTTGAAAGAAGCGGTCCAGGATGGCGGGGTTTTCTTTGAAACGAAGCTCCGTATCCTTGCGATGGGAATGGAGGCAGACGCTGATGCTGCAAACATCGAGGCCAAGCACGTCATCACCGGCGACCTGAAGGCCGCCCTGCTTCGCTTCAAGGAAACGCTTCTCCAGCCAGGGTTCGATGAATTTCCCTCCAGCAATGCTCTCGACCGGAAGGGTCTTCTCGAAGCGGTCAACGGCATCCTCCGGAACATAGAGTACTACCAGCTGCAGTCGAAGCTGACCGACTCCCTGCAGCTCTTCCTGCCGCTTGTGTGGAAAGAGCTCCGGGACGGGGAGCTGATCCTCCGTCAGTCCGACCGTGGGAGTCCGGGCGAGCGGACCTTCTCCTGCTGCATCAACCTGGACCTGGAGCGTGCGGGAAAGGTACAGGTCCGCCTTCTGCTTCAGGCCGGGAGCGTCCATGTCTCCTGCGCAGCCGAGAACAGGACCTTCTCGGGGCTGCTGCAGGAAAGCTCCTCTTTGCTCGAGAAGCAGCTCGAATCGGCCGGTTTGAGACTGGGCGGTTTGACCATACAGCACGAGGCTCGGATCGATTTTGCCGCCCATGGTCCGGCCGGGCTGAGTATCCGGGCATGA
- a CDS encoding ATP-binding protein: MNRELALKYDLAQQKKQLEIYSLQLKGMVEERTKELRTSEQWHRSLVDNATDGIIVQDGSGIILNVNDRACEMHGFPKEVLVGTHIRLLEDGSRQDEIAERMRRLFAGESLVFETVHHKKDGTPLYLEISSKAITIGEEMFIQSFYRDITEKKRLQEHLFQSQKMDSIGVLAGGIAHDFNNILTAIIGHLEIIRRTALDEKALRSLNVIEDAARRAGRMISKLLGFARKSNFEIVPLNMNDVIFDTVKLLERVIDKKINVTVELDNQLPLVQGDVNQIEQIIMNLVVNARDAMPGGGRIVIKTTSREIVRGMPDVPAYILPGHYVIMTVTDTGTGIPKDIVSKIFEPFFTTKERGKGTGLGLSMVYGVIKEHRGYIMVQSEENRGTVFTIYLPASQAAVVKKEIKQLASVSGSETVLVVDDEPDILHAIQDTLSSHGYKVFAVSDPVSAINIFKKLSSEIDLVITDIVMPRLNGKELVGQIKAMNADVKVLAISGYTKYVAPKDEIGEINGFLQKPFESYYLLTVVRRILDAHPHELIPN, encoded by the coding sequence TTGAATAGAGAACTAGCTCTTAAATATGACCTTGCTCAGCAGAAAAAACAGCTTGAAATATATTCCCTCCAGCTAAAAGGCATGGTCGAGGAGAGGACGAAAGAGCTGCGGACTTCTGAGCAGTGGCACCGATCGCTTGTCGACAATGCGACGGACGGCATCATCGTTCAGGATGGAAGCGGCATTATCCTGAATGTGAACGACAGGGCCTGCGAGATGCACGGATTTCCCAAGGAGGTGTTGGTCGGGACCCATATCAGGCTGCTCGAGGACGGCTCCAGACAGGATGAGATAGCCGAGAGGATGCGTCGTCTGTTCGCCGGCGAATCGCTCGTCTTTGAGACCGTGCACCACAAGAAGGACGGAACACCCCTCTATCTCGAGATCAGCTCGAAGGCGATCACGATCGGCGAAGAGATGTTCATTCAGTCATTTTACCGTGATATCACGGAGAAGAAAAGGCTGCAGGAGCACCTCTTCCAGTCCCAGAAGATGGATTCCATCGGGGTCCTTGCCGGCGGCATCGCCCATGACTTCAACAACATCCTGACAGCCATCATCGGCCATCTGGAGATCATCCGGCGCACCGCACTCGATGAAAAGGCGCTCCGGAGCCTGAATGTCATCGAGGATGCGGCGCGCAGGGCGGGGAGGATGATCTCCAAGCTGCTCGGGTTCGCCCGGAAGAGCAATTTTGAGATCGTGCCGCTGAACATGAATGACGTCATCTTCGACACGGTAAAACTGCTCGAACGGGTGATCGACAAGAAGATCAATGTGACCGTGGAGCTGGATAACCAGCTGCCGCTCGTCCAGGGCGACGTCAACCAGATCGAGCAGATCATCATGAACCTCGTCGTCAACGCCAGGGACGCCATGCCCGGCGGCGGACGCATTGTCATCAAGACGACGAGCCGTGAAATCGTCAGGGGCATGCCGGACGTGCCGGCCTACATTCTGCCCGGGCACTATGTCATCATGACCGTAACTGATACGGGCACGGGCATTCCGAAAGACATCGTGAGCAAGATCTTCGAGCCCTTTTTCACGACCAAGGAGCGCGGAAAGGGCACCGGACTCGGCCTCTCGATGGTCTACGGCGTCATCAAGGAGCACCGGGGGTACATCATGGTGCAGAGCGAGGAGAACAGAGGAACGGTCTTCACGATCTATCTTCCGGCCTCCCAGGCGGCCGTCGTAAAGAAAGAGATAAAGCAGCTGGCTTCGGTCAGCGGGAGCGAGACCGTACTGGTCGTCGATGATGAGCCGGACATCCTGCACGCGATCCAGGATACGCTGTCCAGTCATGGGTACAAAGTGTTTGCGGTAAGCGATCCGGTCTCGGCCATCAACATCTTCAAGAAGCTGTCCTCGGAGATCGACCTCGTCATTACGGACATCGTAATGCCGCGGTTGAACGGCAAGGAGCTGGTCGGCCAGATCAAGGCAATGAATGCGGATGTCAAAGTGCTCGCCATCTCGGGGTACACGAAATATGTGGCGCCCAAGGACGAGATCGGAGAGATCAACGGATTTCTGCAGAAGCCCTTCGAGTCGTACTACCTCCTGACGGTCGTGCGGCGCATACTCGATGCCCATCCTCACGAGCTCATACCCAACTAA
- a CDS encoding acyl carrier protein, whose product MRNRLKEEGKLNTNVEKEIISIISDVSGYDAEEIAPESNFFKDLEVDSIKAIEITVAIEKKFKISVRDEDVPKLTTVRQAVELVENLLARRVNNVKV is encoded by the coding sequence GTGCGCAACAGGCTCAAGGAGGAAGGGAAATTGAATACTAATGTTGAGAAGGAAATCATATCGATCATCTCAGATGTGTCAGGATATGATGCAGAAGAAATTGCGCCTGAGAGTAATTTTTTTAAGGATCTAGAGGTAGATTCTATTAAAGCTATCGAGATCACCGTTGCCATTGAAAAAAAATTTAAAATATCCGTGAGAGACGAGGACGTTCCAAAGTTAACAACTGTAAGGCAGGCAGTAGAACTGGTAGAAAATTTATTAGCACGCAGGGTGAATAATGTCAAAGTTTGA